One window from the genome of Silene latifolia isolate original U9 population unplaced genomic scaffold, ASM4854445v1 scaffold_119, whole genome shotgun sequence encodes:
- the LOC141637527 gene encoding uncharacterized protein LOC141637527 isoform X1, translating to MADTSHPKKRQKRSNPKRKFDVGDHVEVKSYEDGFLGSWHPGTVTSCRRGCRVVKYDNLLSDDGVTYFETINVSGLIDGIAYESESIDKCRIRPPPQPSQLTRDDLVYGDCVDSYLNDAWWEGVVFDCDDGSDCRNIFFPDLGDVEKVTLEDLRKTWDWNEFTEEWTLRGKWMFLDLIKKYELENMIPVSIRQIWYDMRLRPEFVQLEDWYISEKIPLWEELIQNVIDEYLRLSVEHFLMTYDFSEPKSIPEANSASFHEIVPSIDNVVQDDEVMALNEVQATVDSEQAMALSVVPSSADLNPVVESTFSKKMKKRRNVTESKSNFTWKPIQDIIDIKPEFYPESVDEYRNSGKPTSDQTKRLRQHVLYLGWKLETTMYGKQRRVRYISPEGYIFYSTRELVPFLKKSEGEDSRRMIVTSPSNLSSREENPEYSVLPLMERNREDEGECYDLSVSSEYFPEAVSKYLDLADWYSRSRSSRELAATLKMHLKDSGWKIRSYGVTDARKNRYRYHSPTSKRTYSSLKLVCQAFTDGIENNVMHPSSSIAKEDGTFSEGHEDRLGKRRIYFKRNHVLRNRRDVERRKHQRKQNGRARSSRFKHESEDRKVADNRLTNGLICSFVSKKRKALSKVKSCPEGHNSSSVLRSSKRVRQTRLPSSSQLPRTVLAWLIENNAVVPRSKVYYYKENSPEPLAEGRITSDGIKCNCCNKVFTLSSFQAHATGYSSRLPTENLFLENDKSLLSCQVELMQKKIRSLSTEPAEKANKKAKGTRTKSWNDHICSICHYGGELLMCDQCPASFHKECLNLEHLPEGDWFCPSCCCGVCGKTLLMTTQQFTNDSVLCCHQCERQYHAGCKKDTEINPGENWFCCRTCEKTHWGLQQLLDKPILVGQDNLTWTLVKPMQYQAENDEDCDLVAMAENFSKISVALEVMHECFEPVKEPRTKRDLVEDVIFCRGSNLNRLNFKGFYTVLLERNDELITVALLRVFGNKVAEIPLIGTRFQHRRLGMCRVVMNEIEKNLLNLGVQKLVLPAAASVLNAWTTSFGFLPITESDRSGFLGYTFLDFQDAIMCQKPLTKLSSIPHLSRAMPGTHRQHLRITDGSNNILHHEQNNSISEVFQEDQREESDLMDQGEQEAETNSSEDKTNDTDNNPEAASVTVTTTVSPNQEGEQPCKPLEHQDRKKLVIHCYKRKKAVEPRPPLPPTTSFSKLQVSCG from the exons ATGGCAGACACTTCTCACCCCAAAAAACGACAAAAACGTTCCAATCCCAAAAGAAAATTTGATGTTGGTGATCATGTTGAG GTTAAGAGTTATGAAGATGGATTTCTAGGATCCTGGCATCCTGGAACTGTCACTTCCTGTAGGCGTGGATGTCGAGTTGTGAAATATGATAATCTTCTTTCCGATGATGGTGTAACCTATTTTGAAACCATTAATGTAAGTGGTTTAATTGATGGAATCGCATACGAGTCAGAGTCAATAGATAAATGTAGGATAAGACCGCCCCCTCAACCTAGTCAGCTAACGAGAGATGATCTCGTCTATGGTGACTGTGTGGATTCTTATCTCAATGACGCATGGTGGGAAGGAGTTGTTTTTGACTGTGATGATGGTTCAGACTGTCGAAATATCTTCTTTCCTGATTTGGGTGATGTAGAAAAGGTAACGCTCGAGGACTTGCGGAAAACATGGGACTGGAATGAATTTACAGAAGAATGGACACTGCGAGGAAAGTGGATGTTTTTGGATTTGATTAAAAAGTATGAGCTTGAAAACATGATCCCGGTGTCTATTAGGCAAATATGGTACGATATGAGGCTGAGACCCGAATTTGTTCAACTTGAAGACTGGTATATCTCTGAGAAAATCCCATTGTGGGAAGAGCTGATTCAGAACGTTATTGATGAGTATCTAAGGCTCAGTGTAGAACATTTCCTGATGACATATGATTTCTCAGAACCTAAATCAATTCCTGAAGCAAATTCAGCCTCTTTCCATGAAATTGTGCCCTCGATAGATAATGTCGTCCAAGATGATGAAGTGATGGCACTGAATGAAGTGCAGGCAACTGTGGACAGTGAACAGGCTATGGCTCTGTCCGTAGTTCCTTCGAGTGCTGATCTGAACCCCGTTGTAGAATCTACTTTtagtaaaaaaatgaaaaaacgtAGAAATGTAACAGAGAGCAAGAGTAACTTTACATGGAAACCAATTCAAGATATAATAGACATTAAACCTGAGTTTTATCCAGAGTCTGTTGATGAATACCGTAACTCAGGAAAACCTACGTCCGATCAGACGAAAAGACTCAGGCAACATGTTCTGTATTTAGGATGGAAACTGGAGACTACAATGTATGGTAAGCAACGTCGGGTTCGTTATATCTCTCCTGAAGGATATATTTTTTATTCTACCCGAGAGTTAGTGCCATTCTTAAAAAAGTCTGAAGGAGAAGATAGTCGTAGAATGATAGTCACATCTCCTAGCAATCTGAGCTCTAGGGAAGAGAACCCAGAGTATAGTGTTTTGCCTTTAATGGAGAGGAATAGAGAAGATGAAGGTGAATGTTATGATCTGTCTGTCTCTTCTGAGTATTTTCCAGAAGCTGTATCTAAGTATCTGGACTTGGCTGATTGGTACAGTCGGAGTAGAAGTTCCAGGGAGTTGGCGGCTACTCTTAAGATGCACTTGAAAGATAGTGGCTGGAAAATTCGCTCATATGGTGTAACGGATGCAAGAAAGAATAGGTATCGCTATCATTCACCCACTTCAAAGAGGACCTATAGTTCATTAAAATTAGTGTGTCAGGCATTCACAGATGGGATTGAAAACAATGTTATGCATCCATCTAGCTCTATTGCAAAGGAAGATGGGACTTTTAGTGAGGGACATGAGGATCGGTTAGGTAAGCGACGAATATACTTTAAAAGAAACCACGTTCTCAGGAATCGCAGAGATGTGGAGAGGAGAAAGCACCAGAGGAAGCAAAATGGGCGAGCACGTTCTTCTCGATTTAAACATGAAAGTGAAGATAGAAAAGTTGCAGATAATAGGCTTACAAATGGATTAATCTGTAGCTTCgtttcaaagaaaagaaaagctTTGAGTAAAGTAAAGAGCTGCCCAGAAGGCCATAACTCGAGCAGCGTGCTTCGGTCAAGCAAAAGAGTACGGCAGACACGGCTTCCAAGTTCATCACAGCTACCTCGGACAGTACTTGCATGGCTCATTGAAAATAATGCTGTTGTTCCTAGGTCAAAAGTGTATTACTACAAGGAGAATAGTCCCGAACCCTTGGCTGAAGGTCGAATCACAAGTGACGGGATAAAGTGCAATTGTTGCAACAAAGTGTTTACACTAAGTAGCTTTCAGGCTCATGCCACCGGCTATAGTAGTCGCTTACCAACTGAAAATCTATTCTTGGAGAATGACAAGTCTTTATTGAGCTGCCAAGTGGAACTGATGCAAAAGAAAATCAGGAGTTTATCTACAGAACCAGCAGAAAAGGCCAATAAAAAGGCCAAGGGAACTCGAACAAAATCATGGAATGACCATATATGCTCAATATGTCACTATGGTGGTGAATTACTTATGTGCGATCAGTGTCCAGCATCGTTTCATAAAGAGTGCCTTAACTTAGAG CATTTGCCTGAAGGTGATTGGTTCTGCCCATCATGTTGTTGTGGGGTTTGTGGTAAAACCCTTTTAATGACTACACAACAATTCACGAATGATAGTGTTCTGTGTTGTCATCAATGCGAACGCCAAT ATCATGCTGGCTGTAAAAAAGACACAGAAATTAATCCTGGAGAAAATTGGTTTTGTTGTAGAACGTGTGAAAAG ACGCACTGGGGCCTCCAGCAGCTTCTCGACAAACCCATTCTTGTTGGTCAGGATAATTTGACTTGGACCTTGGTCAAACCAATGCAATATCAGGCAGAGAACGATGAGGACTGTGATCTGGTTGCCATGGCTGAAAATTTTTCTAAAATAAGTGTTGCTCTTGAAGTGATGCATGAATGTTTTGAACCAGTGAAAGAACCTCGGACCAAGCGAGATCTTGTTGAAGATGTTATATTCTGCAGAGG GTCTAACTTGAACAGACTAAACTTTAAAGGATTCTATACGGTGCTTCTGGAAAGAAATGATGAGCTGATTACTGTGGCCTTATTAAG GGTATTTGGAAACAAGGTGGCAGAAATTCCGCTTATTGGGACCCGCTTTCAGCATCGTCGGCTCGGAATGTGCCGTGTCGTGATGAATGAGATTGAGAAG AACCTTTTGAACCTGGGAGTGCAGAAGCTAGTTCTTCCTGCTGCAGCAAGTGTCCTAAACGCGTGGACAACGTCATTTGGGTTTTTGCCCATAACAGAATCTGACAGGTCAGGATTTCTGGGTTACACCTTCCTCGATTTTCAAGATGCCATTATGTGCCAAAAGCCCTTAACGAAGCTTTCTTCTATACCACACTTGTCGAGAGCTATGCCTG GTACTCATCGTCAACATCTCAGAATTACTGATGGAAGCAATAACATCCTTCATCACGAGCAGAATAATAGTATCTCTGAGGTTTTTCAAGAAGACCAGCGCGAAGAGAGTGACCTTATGGATCAAGGAGAACAAGAAGCAGAGACAAA CAGCTCCGAAGACAAAACCAATGATACAGACAATAATCCAGAAGCTGCTTCAGTCACG GTGACGACCACGGTTTCACCCAACCAAGAGGGTGAACAGCCATGCAAACCTTTGGAGCACCAGGATCGTAAAAAGCTTGTAATACACTGTTACAAGCGAAAGAAAGCCGTGGAGCCAAGACCTCCACTTCCTCCAACAACTAGCTTTTCTAAACTCCAAGTAAGTTGTGGATAG
- the LOC141637527 gene encoding uncharacterized protein LOC141637527 isoform X2, with protein MADTSHPKKRQKRSNPKRKFDVGDHVEVKSYEDGFLGSWHPGTVTSCRRGCRVVKYDNLLSDDGVTYFETINVSGLIDGIAYESESIDKCRIRPPPQPSQLTRDDLVYGDCVDSYLNDAWWEGVVFDCDDGSDCRNIFFPDLGDVEKVTLEDLRKTWDWNEFTEEWTLRGKWMFLDLIKKYELENMIPVSIRQIWYDMRLRPEFVQLEDWYISEKIPLWEELIQNVIDEYLRLSVEHFLMTYDFSEPKSIPEANSASFHEIVPSIDNVVQDDEVMALNEVQATVDSEQAMALSVVPSSADLNPVVESTFSKKMKKRRNVTESKSNFTWKPIQDIIDIKPEFYPESVDEYRNSGKPTSDQTKRLRQHVLYLGWKLETTMYGKQRRVRYISPEGYIFYSTRELVPFLKKSEGEDSRRMIVTSPSNLSSREENPEYSVLPLMERNREDEGECYDLSVSSEYFPEAVSKYLDLADWYSRSRSSRELAATLKMHLKDSGWKIRSYGVTDARKNRYRYHSPTSKRTYSSLKLVCQAFTDGIENNVMHPSSSIAKEDGTFSEGHEDRLGKRRIYFKRNHVLRNRRDVERRKHQRKQNGRARSSRFKHESEDRKVADNRLTNGLICSFVSKKRKALSKVKSCPEGHNSSSVLRSSKRVRQTRLPSSSQLPRTVLAWLIENNAVVPRSKVYYYKENSPEPLAEGRITSDGIKCNCCNKVFTLSSFQAHATGYSSRLPTENLFLENDKSLLSCQVELMQKKIRSLSTEPAEKANKKAKGTRTKSWNDHICSICHYGGELLMCDQCPASFHKECLNLEHLPEGDWFCPSCCCGVCGKTLLMTTQQFTNDSVLCCHQCERQYHAGCKKDTEINPGENWFCCRTCEKTHWGLQQLLDKPILVGQDNLTWTLVKPMQYQAENDEDCDLVAMAENFSKISVALEVMHECFEPVKEPRTKRDLVEDVIFCRGSNLNRLNFKGFYTVLLERNDELITVALLRVFGNKVAEIPLIGTRFQHRRLGMCRVVMNEIEKNLLNLGVQKLVLPAAASVLNAWTTSFGFLPITESDRSGFLGYTFLDFQDAIMCQKPLTKLSSIPHLSRAMPGTHRQHLRITDGSNNILHHEQNNSISEVFQEDQREESDLMDQGEQEAETNSEDKTNDTDNNPEAASVTVTTTVSPNQEGEQPCKPLEHQDRKKLVIHCYKRKKAVEPRPPLPPTTSFSKLQVSCG; from the exons ATGGCAGACACTTCTCACCCCAAAAAACGACAAAAACGTTCCAATCCCAAAAGAAAATTTGATGTTGGTGATCATGTTGAG GTTAAGAGTTATGAAGATGGATTTCTAGGATCCTGGCATCCTGGAACTGTCACTTCCTGTAGGCGTGGATGTCGAGTTGTGAAATATGATAATCTTCTTTCCGATGATGGTGTAACCTATTTTGAAACCATTAATGTAAGTGGTTTAATTGATGGAATCGCATACGAGTCAGAGTCAATAGATAAATGTAGGATAAGACCGCCCCCTCAACCTAGTCAGCTAACGAGAGATGATCTCGTCTATGGTGACTGTGTGGATTCTTATCTCAATGACGCATGGTGGGAAGGAGTTGTTTTTGACTGTGATGATGGTTCAGACTGTCGAAATATCTTCTTTCCTGATTTGGGTGATGTAGAAAAGGTAACGCTCGAGGACTTGCGGAAAACATGGGACTGGAATGAATTTACAGAAGAATGGACACTGCGAGGAAAGTGGATGTTTTTGGATTTGATTAAAAAGTATGAGCTTGAAAACATGATCCCGGTGTCTATTAGGCAAATATGGTACGATATGAGGCTGAGACCCGAATTTGTTCAACTTGAAGACTGGTATATCTCTGAGAAAATCCCATTGTGGGAAGAGCTGATTCAGAACGTTATTGATGAGTATCTAAGGCTCAGTGTAGAACATTTCCTGATGACATATGATTTCTCAGAACCTAAATCAATTCCTGAAGCAAATTCAGCCTCTTTCCATGAAATTGTGCCCTCGATAGATAATGTCGTCCAAGATGATGAAGTGATGGCACTGAATGAAGTGCAGGCAACTGTGGACAGTGAACAGGCTATGGCTCTGTCCGTAGTTCCTTCGAGTGCTGATCTGAACCCCGTTGTAGAATCTACTTTtagtaaaaaaatgaaaaaacgtAGAAATGTAACAGAGAGCAAGAGTAACTTTACATGGAAACCAATTCAAGATATAATAGACATTAAACCTGAGTTTTATCCAGAGTCTGTTGATGAATACCGTAACTCAGGAAAACCTACGTCCGATCAGACGAAAAGACTCAGGCAACATGTTCTGTATTTAGGATGGAAACTGGAGACTACAATGTATGGTAAGCAACGTCGGGTTCGTTATATCTCTCCTGAAGGATATATTTTTTATTCTACCCGAGAGTTAGTGCCATTCTTAAAAAAGTCTGAAGGAGAAGATAGTCGTAGAATGATAGTCACATCTCCTAGCAATCTGAGCTCTAGGGAAGAGAACCCAGAGTATAGTGTTTTGCCTTTAATGGAGAGGAATAGAGAAGATGAAGGTGAATGTTATGATCTGTCTGTCTCTTCTGAGTATTTTCCAGAAGCTGTATCTAAGTATCTGGACTTGGCTGATTGGTACAGTCGGAGTAGAAGTTCCAGGGAGTTGGCGGCTACTCTTAAGATGCACTTGAAAGATAGTGGCTGGAAAATTCGCTCATATGGTGTAACGGATGCAAGAAAGAATAGGTATCGCTATCATTCACCCACTTCAAAGAGGACCTATAGTTCATTAAAATTAGTGTGTCAGGCATTCACAGATGGGATTGAAAACAATGTTATGCATCCATCTAGCTCTATTGCAAAGGAAGATGGGACTTTTAGTGAGGGACATGAGGATCGGTTAGGTAAGCGACGAATATACTTTAAAAGAAACCACGTTCTCAGGAATCGCAGAGATGTGGAGAGGAGAAAGCACCAGAGGAAGCAAAATGGGCGAGCACGTTCTTCTCGATTTAAACATGAAAGTGAAGATAGAAAAGTTGCAGATAATAGGCTTACAAATGGATTAATCTGTAGCTTCgtttcaaagaaaagaaaagctTTGAGTAAAGTAAAGAGCTGCCCAGAAGGCCATAACTCGAGCAGCGTGCTTCGGTCAAGCAAAAGAGTACGGCAGACACGGCTTCCAAGTTCATCACAGCTACCTCGGACAGTACTTGCATGGCTCATTGAAAATAATGCTGTTGTTCCTAGGTCAAAAGTGTATTACTACAAGGAGAATAGTCCCGAACCCTTGGCTGAAGGTCGAATCACAAGTGACGGGATAAAGTGCAATTGTTGCAACAAAGTGTTTACACTAAGTAGCTTTCAGGCTCATGCCACCGGCTATAGTAGTCGCTTACCAACTGAAAATCTATTCTTGGAGAATGACAAGTCTTTATTGAGCTGCCAAGTGGAACTGATGCAAAAGAAAATCAGGAGTTTATCTACAGAACCAGCAGAAAAGGCCAATAAAAAGGCCAAGGGAACTCGAACAAAATCATGGAATGACCATATATGCTCAATATGTCACTATGGTGGTGAATTACTTATGTGCGATCAGTGTCCAGCATCGTTTCATAAAGAGTGCCTTAACTTAGAG CATTTGCCTGAAGGTGATTGGTTCTGCCCATCATGTTGTTGTGGGGTTTGTGGTAAAACCCTTTTAATGACTACACAACAATTCACGAATGATAGTGTTCTGTGTTGTCATCAATGCGAACGCCAAT ATCATGCTGGCTGTAAAAAAGACACAGAAATTAATCCTGGAGAAAATTGGTTTTGTTGTAGAACGTGTGAAAAG ACGCACTGGGGCCTCCAGCAGCTTCTCGACAAACCCATTCTTGTTGGTCAGGATAATTTGACTTGGACCTTGGTCAAACCAATGCAATATCAGGCAGAGAACGATGAGGACTGTGATCTGGTTGCCATGGCTGAAAATTTTTCTAAAATAAGTGTTGCTCTTGAAGTGATGCATGAATGTTTTGAACCAGTGAAAGAACCTCGGACCAAGCGAGATCTTGTTGAAGATGTTATATTCTGCAGAGG GTCTAACTTGAACAGACTAAACTTTAAAGGATTCTATACGGTGCTTCTGGAAAGAAATGATGAGCTGATTACTGTGGCCTTATTAAG GGTATTTGGAAACAAGGTGGCAGAAATTCCGCTTATTGGGACCCGCTTTCAGCATCGTCGGCTCGGAATGTGCCGTGTCGTGATGAATGAGATTGAGAAG AACCTTTTGAACCTGGGAGTGCAGAAGCTAGTTCTTCCTGCTGCAGCAAGTGTCCTAAACGCGTGGACAACGTCATTTGGGTTTTTGCCCATAACAGAATCTGACAGGTCAGGATTTCTGGGTTACACCTTCCTCGATTTTCAAGATGCCATTATGTGCCAAAAGCCCTTAACGAAGCTTTCTTCTATACCACACTTGTCGAGAGCTATGCCTG GTACTCATCGTCAACATCTCAGAATTACTGATGGAAGCAATAACATCCTTCATCACGAGCAGAATAATAGTATCTCTGAGGTTTTTCAAGAAGACCAGCGCGAAGAGAGTGACCTTATGGATCAAGGAGAACAAGAAGCAGAGACAAA CTCCGAAGACAAAACCAATGATACAGACAATAATCCAGAAGCTGCTTCAGTCACG GTGACGACCACGGTTTCACCCAACCAAGAGGGTGAACAGCCATGCAAACCTTTGGAGCACCAGGATCGTAAAAAGCTTGTAATACACTGTTACAAGCGAAAGAAAGCCGTGGAGCCAAGACCTCCACTTCCTCCAACAACTAGCTTTTCTAAACTCCAAGTAAGTTGTGGATAG
- the LOC141637561 gene encoding protein PMR5-like, translated as MSFISTSSSSLKLCLITFILIQIKPNYSALLLGLRHHNHRSHHHNIASPSFPNINQTQSCNIYVGNWVHDDSYPIYQFNQCPYIDPEFNCQLYGRPDSDYLKFRWKPTTCDLPRFNGVEFLQRMRGRSVMFVGDSLGRNQWESLICMISSSISRSSPTQILKGDPLTSFRFLEYDATVSFYRAPYLVDVDLIQGKRILMLDEISGNANAWRGVDVLVFNTGHWWTHKGSLQGWDYMETRGMWYQDMDRISAMDHGLKTWARWVDANIDSTKTRVFFQSISPTHYNPLEWSSGETTMSKNCYGETTPATGIAIPTDGYPVENADQMRVLTTVLTEMSTPTSLLDITTLSAMRKDGHPSIYSGDLTAQQKANPYRSADCSHWCLPGLPDTWNLLFYTALLYY; from the exons ATGTCATTTAtttctacttcttcttcttcattaaaACTATGTTTAATTACATTTATATTAATTCAAATTAAACCAAATTATTCAGCATTATTATTAGGTTTAAGACATCATAATCATAGAAGTCATCACCATAATATAGCATCACCTTCATTTCCTAATATAAACCAAACACAAAGTTGTAATATTTATGTTGGTAATTGGGTTCATGATGATTCTTACCCAATTTATCAATTTAAtcaatgtccttacattgatccTGAATTTAATTGTCAATTATACGGTCGACCCGACTCCGATTATCTCAAGTTTCGTTGGAAACCCACTACTTGTGACCTCCCTAG GTTTAATGGGGTGGAATTTTTGCAAAGAATGAGAGGAAGAAGTGTAATGTTTGTAGGAGATTCATTAGGAAGAAATCAATGGGAGTCATTGATTTGCATGATATCATCTTCAATATCAAGATCTTCACCAACTCAGATTCTCAAAGGGGACCCACTTACTAGTTTCAGGTTTTTG GAATATGACGCGACGGTTTCATTCTATAGAGCACCATATCTAGTAGACGTAGATTTAATTCAAGGGAAGAGAATCCTTATGCTCGATGAAATTTCCGGCAATGCTAATGCTTGGCGAGGCGTGGACGTACTCGTGTTTAACACCGGTCACTGGTGGACTCACAAAGGATCTCTACAAGG GTGGGATTATATGGAAACAAGAGGAATGTGGTACCAAGATATGGACCGGATATCGGCCATGGATCATGGACTAAAGACATGGGCCAGATGGGTTGATGCTAACATTGATAGTACTAAGACTAGAGTTTTTTTCCAGTCCATCTCGCCTACCCATTACAA TCCATTGGAATGGAGCTCAGGCGAAACAACAATGAGCAAGAACTGCTACGGCGAGACAACTCCAGCGACCGGAATAGCAATTCCGACAGACGGGTACCCAGTTGAAAATGCAGATCAAATGAGAGTACTAACTACAGTGCTTACAGAAATGAGTACTCCAACATCCTTACTCGACATCACAACGCTCTCAGCCATGAGAAAAGACGGTCACCCTTCAATTTACTCGGGTGATCTAACCGCGCAGCAAAAGGCTAACCCATACCGGTCTGCTGATTGTAGTCACTGGTGCCTTCCTGGCTTGCCTGATACTTGGAACCTGCTTTTTTATACTGCATTGCTTTATTATTAG
- the LOC141637575 gene encoding putative protein phosphatase 2C 25 produces MSVAVSNSPVFSPSHHHYHHNNSIFSSPSSISPRPCSPLSRRSSISSNPFKKSLVVAVNGSGSPPSGLGVTKRKRPTRLDIPVLPVGFSEPDRPVHGVDVVEEERDGFYSVYCKKGRRSYMEDRFSVDVQINGDHKKAIFGVFDGHGGAKAAEFAAEKLNKNIMSEIEKNVNEGDIKEAVKHGYLKTDSDFLEGELHGGSCCVTALITNGDLIVSNAGDCRAVMSRGGVAEALTTDHRPSRPDEKARIEAKGGYVDCYNGVWRIQGSLAVSRGIGDRQLKQFVSAEPETRVLKISPNDEFLILASDGLWDKVTDQEAVDIAKDEALAQPLAACKKLVDMAVSKGTLDDVSVMIIPLKKYMQ; encoded by the exons ATGTCTGTTGCAGTATCAAATTCACCAGTTTTCTCACCTTCACATCACCATTACCATCACAACAACTCAATATTTTCATCACCGAGTTCTATATCTCCTCGCCCATGTTCTCCTTTGTCTAGACGCTCTTCCATCTCATCCAACCCCTTTAAGAAAAGTTTGGTCGTAGCCGTAAATGGGTCCGGCTCACCTCCCTCTGGATTGGGTGTGACGAAGCGGAAACGGCCCACCCGGCTTGATATTCCTGTTTTGCCAGTTGGGTTTAGTGAACCGGACCGCCCGGTTCATGGGGTTGATGTTGTGGAAGAGGAGAGAGATGGGTTTTACTCTGTTTATTGTAAGAAGGGGAGGAGGTCTTATATGGAGGACCGGTTTTCTGTTGATGTTCAGATTAACGGTGATCATAAAAAG GCTATCTTTGGTGTATTTGACGGTCACGGAGGAGCGAAAGCTGCAGAATTTGCAGCTGAAAAGCTGAATAAAAACATCATGTCTGAGATCGAAAAGAACGTTAATGAAGGCGACATTAAGGAGGCGGTTAAGCATGGTTACCTGAAAACAGATTCCGATTTCTTGGAGGGAGAGTTGCACGGTGGGTCGTGTTGTGTAACGGCCTTGATCACTAACGGGGATCTTATTGTGTCGAATGCTGGTGATTGTCGTGCTGTCATGAGCCGAGGTGGTGTAGCTGAGGCACTCACTACTGATCACCGTCCTTCTAGGCCTGATGAGAAGGCTAGAATCGAGGCTAAAGGTGGTTATGTCGATTGTTACAACGGTGTTTGGAGAATCCAAGGATCACTTGCTGTGTCGAGAGGAATCGGGGACAGACAACTAAAACAGTTTGTATCTGCTGAGCCTGAGACTCGGGTTCTCAAAATCAGTCCCAATGACGAGTTTTTAATCCTAGCTTCAGACGGTTTATGGGATAAGGTTACTGATCAGGAAGCAGTGGATATCGCTAAGGATGAAGCATTAGCACAGCCGCTTGCTGCTTGTAAGAAACTAGTCGATATGGCCGTCTCAAAAGGGACTCTTGACGATGTCAGTGTAATGATCATCCCATTGAAGAAATATATGCAGTAG